Part of the Acidobacteriota bacterium genome, AGCGCTTCCGCCAGCCGGAGCGCGGCGTCAGCCAGACGGCGAAGGTCTCGGCGAAGTCCTCGTCCGGGTGCTTCTGGGCGTAGGTCCGGCCATAGGGGTAGGCGGCGACGTGGCGGACGTAATTGCGGCTGGCCCGGTCCGGACGGAACGCGTCCCGGTAGGGCCTGGTGAACGGCCCGAAGATCTCCGCCCAGCTCGGCCGTCGCCAGAGGCGGTAGGCGTAATTGACGGCGTGGCCGGCCTCGTGGCGCAGGAGCATCATGATCGTCCTGGGGTCTTCGATGTCCCCGGCCTGCTCCTTCTCGAGGCGGGTCAGCCGGGGGTCGGCCAGGTAGAACGGAACGCCGATGACGGGGGTCCGGTCCGGGCAGCCCCAGCTGTCCGTCAGGTAGACCTCGGGCTTGAACCGCAGCTTCTTGGCCTCCATCTCCCGGCGCAGCCGGCCGACAAAGCGCTCCAGGGGGGAGCCTTCGATGGCCAAAGGGAGGTCCGAGACGCGGGTCTTCAGGAGCTCGAAGCGGACCGTCTCCCAGCTCTGGACCAGCGCCCGGATGGTTTTGCCGCTCATGACAGAAGGTGAAAATAGGTCAACGGGGAGGGCTTGTCAAGACGCCAGGGGCCGGGCGGCCCTCCCCGGGAGGGGCGGCCTTGAGGGGCCGGCCGCCTTATGGTAAAATAGTTTTTCGATCGGATCAACCAATCAGAAAGACGTTGCGGAAGGATATTCCGGACCGAGAGCCGCCTCCCCTCGCGGAGGCCGGCCCGGCGCCGGGCTTTGCCCCCCACCCGTCGGATAAGGAAATAACATGCGTTTTACGGAACTCGACCTCGATCCCAGGCTCCAACAGGCCGTCGCCGACCGCGGCTACGTCAACCTGACCGCCGTCCAGGAACTGACCCTGGCCAGGTCCCTCCAGGGCCAGGATGTGGCCGTCCAGTCCCAGACCGGGACCGGCAAGACGGCCGCCTTCCTGATCACCCTCTTCGCCCACATGCTGAAGCATCGCAAGGCCTCCCGCCGGAAGGCGCTCATCATCGTCCCGACGCGCGAGCTGGCCGTCCAGATCCAGGGCGAAGCGCTGCTCCTCAACCGGGCCCTCGGGCTCGAGATCGGCTGCTTCTACGGCGGCGTCGGCTACGCGGCCCAGCTGGCCCAGATCAAGGCCGGCCCGGACCTCATCATCGGCACGCCGGGCCGGCTGCTCGACCTGGCCGAGCGCAAGCGCCTGGATTTCAAGGAGTGCGGCTTCCTGGTCATCGACGAGGCCGACCGCCTCTTCGACATGGGCTTCCTACCCGACCTGCGGGACCTCGTCCGGCAGATGCCGGACCGGACGCGCAGGCAGAGCATGCTCTTCAGCGCCACCCTGAACAAGCTGTCCCGGCGGGTGGCCGAGGCCTACCTCAACGACCCGGCTTTCATCGAGGTCACGCCCGACCAGATGACCGTGGACACGATCTCCCAGGAGCTCTACCGGGTCGGCAGCCACATCAAGCTCAATCTCCTGCTCGGCCTGCTGCAGCAGCGGGCGCCCCGGAACGTCCTGATCTTCACCAACATGAAGCACACGGCCTTCCTGGTCGCGAAGCAGCTCCAGGCCAACGGCTACAAGGCCAAATTCCTCAACGGCGACCTGCCGCAGAGCGAGCGCCTCAAGATCATCGAGGACTTCATGGCCGACCGCTTCCCCATCCTGGTGGCCACGGACGTGGCCTCGCGCGGCCTGCACATCGACGACCTCGAGATGGTGGTCAACTACGACATCCCCCAGGACATCGAGAACTACGTCCACCGCATCGGCCGGACGGCCCGGGCCGGCGCGACCGGCCTGGCCATCACCCTGGCCAGCGAGAAGACGGCCGACCAGCTCGAGGCCATCGAGAAGTTCATCGGCCAGAAGATCCCGGAGATCCCCGTGACGAGCGGCATGTTCGCGCGGGACATGAGCCTCGAGCGCCTGGCCGGCCAGGACCTGGAGCGGCGCCCGCCTTCGAGACGGCGGGGGCACGGACGGTCCGGCGGCCGCGCCGGCCGGACGGGCGGGCGGCCCCGCTCCTCGCATTGACAGGCCGCGGACGGCCGCATAGAATGGGCGCCTGACCCGGGAGGGCCCGGGGATCCCGACGCCGAGGTCGTCCGATGGAAAAGAAGCCGTTGCCCGAGCTGGACCGGATCTGCGCCGCCTTCGATTGTCCGGGGACCTGGGTCTCGTCCTGCGCCATCCCCTCCGGCCACATCAACGACACGTATTGCTCCGAGTTCGATGAGCGAGGCCGGCGGGTCAAGTACGTCAACCAGAGGATCAACCATCACGTCTTCCGGGAGCCCGAGCGGCTCATGGAGAACATCGAGCGGGTGACCGGCTTTGCCCGCGAGCAGATCCTGGCCGCCGGGGGTGACCCCGACCGGCGGACGCTGACCATCGTCCCGGCCCGCGACGGGAGATCCTTCCACCGGACGCCGGAGGGCGACTACTGGCGGATGTTCCGCTTCATCGACGGCGCCCGGACCTATGACCGGGTCGAGGACATCCGCCATGTCTACGCGGCCGCCCAGGCCTTCGGCCGCTTCCAGAAGATGCTGGCCCGCCTGCCGGGCGAGCGGCTCCACGAGACCATCCCCGATTTCCACCATACCCGCAAGCGCTACGAGGCCTTCCTGGCCTCCGTCGGGCGCGACGAGGCCGGCCGGGCGGCGGCGGTCCGGCCCGAGATCGATTTCGTCCTGGCCCGGGAGAAAGACGCCGGCGTGGTCGTCGACGGGCTCGGCTCGGGGCGCATCCCCGAGCGGGTCACGCACAACGACACCAAGTTCAACAACGTCATGATCGACGACCGGACCGGCGAAGGCATCTGCGTCATCGACCTGGACACGGTCATGCCCGGCTCGGTCCTCTATGATTTCGGCGACTCGGTCCGGCTCGGCGCGGCCACGGCCGCGGAGGACGAGCGTGATCTGGGCCGGGTCGGCTTCGACCTCGGGATGTTCGACCGTCTGGCCGCGGGCTACCTCGACGCGGCCCGGGACTTCCTGGCGCCCGCCGAGGCGGAGCTGCTGGCCTTCTCGGCCAAGCTCCTGACCCTCGAGTGCGGCATCCGCTTCCTGACCGACCACCTCCAGGGCGACGTCTACTTCAAGATCAGCCGCGAGGATCACAACCTCGACCGGGCCCGGACCCAGTTCAAGATGGTCGCCGAGATGGAGAGCCGGATGGGGGCGATGGAGTCGGTCGTCAGGAAATACCTCTGACCCGCCGGGGCCGGTCCCGGACAGCCGGGGCGCGGCCGCCCGCTCAGCGCAGGCGAACCGTCATGCCCAGCTTTTCGAGCGATTTGACGGCCGTCTCCAGCTTCTGGTTCT contains:
- a CDS encoding DEAD/DEAH box helicase, with product MRFTELDLDPRLQQAVADRGYVNLTAVQELTLARSLQGQDVAVQSQTGTGKTAAFLITLFAHMLKHRKASRRKALIIVPTRELAVQIQGEALLLNRALGLEIGCFYGGVGYAAQLAQIKAGPDLIIGTPGRLLDLAERKRLDFKECGFLVIDEADRLFDMGFLPDLRDLVRQMPDRTRRQSMLFSATLNKLSRRVAEAYLNDPAFIEVTPDQMTVDTISQELYRVGSHIKLNLLLGLLQQRAPRNVLIFTNMKHTAFLVAKQLQANGYKAKFLNGDLPQSERLKIIEDFMADRFPILVATDVASRGLHIDDLEMVVNYDIPQDIENYVHRIGRTARAGATGLAITLASEKTADQLEAIEKFIGQKIPEIPVTSGMFARDMSLERLAGQDLERRPPSRRRGHGRSGGRAGRTGGRPRSSH
- a CDS encoding aminoglycoside phosphotransferase family protein, with product MEKKPLPELDRICAAFDCPGTWVSSCAIPSGHINDTYCSEFDERGRRVKYVNQRINHHVFREPERLMENIERVTGFAREQILAAGGDPDRRTLTIVPARDGRSFHRTPEGDYWRMFRFIDGARTYDRVEDIRHVYAAAQAFGRFQKMLARLPGERLHETIPDFHHTRKRYEAFLASVGRDEAGRAAAVRPEIDFVLAREKDAGVVVDGLGSGRIPERVTHNDTKFNNVMIDDRTGEGICVIDLDTVMPGSVLYDFGDSVRLGAATAAEDERDLGRVGFDLGMFDRLAAGYLDAARDFLAPAEAELLAFSAKLLTLECGIRFLTDHLQGDVYFKISREDHNLDRARTQFKMVAEMESRMGAMESVVRKYL
- a CDS encoding putative zinc-binding metallopeptidase, with the translated sequence MSGKTIRALVQSWETVRFELLKTRVSDLPLAIEGSPLERFVGRLRREMEAKKLRFKPEVYLTDSWGCPDRTPVIGVPFYLADPRLTRLEKEQAGDIEDPRTIMMLLRHEAGHAVNYAYRLWRRPSWAEIFGPFTRPYRDAFRPDRASRNYVRHVAAYPYGRTYAQKHPDEDFAETFAVWLTPRSGWRKRYRNWPVIRKLLYVDRLMEEIRGAAPESRRGRHLRAADRMNLTLAEHYGKKAERFRRDARGYVDDSLRDAFPASRGQVLRPAAALFRRFHDRLVERVVHWSVLTPAEAESLLRKLEVRAGALGLSYRPGAEGQRMMDVVSLVIALALDYAYTGRLTG